TTAATAAAATAGTTTACATTTTATGTATATCAGTATTTTTAATTTCTTGTAAAAAAGAAGTTAAATCATCAAAAAATAACTTACAAGGCTTTGTTTTTGGTACAACTTATAATATTACTTATTTTGAAAATGAAAATAAAGCTAATTATCAAAAATCAATAGATAGTTTATTTAGTTTAGTTAATAATTCATTATCTACGTATTTACCAACTTCGGATATTTCAAAGATAAATAAAGGCGATACTACCGTAGTTGTTGATGATATGTTTATTGAAGTTTTTGCAAAAGCGAAAAAAATATATAAAGAAACAGATGGTTATTTTGACCCTACAATTGGTAAATTAATTAATGCTTACGGATTTGGGTCGGGTAAGGAGCGTAAAAATTTATCATCCGAAGAAATTAAAAAATTAATGATTGATGTTGGTTTTGATAAAGTTGTATTGAAAAATAATAAAGTATATCGTCAATCAGATCAGATTGAATTTAATGTAAATGCTTTTGCTAAAGGATACGGTGTTGATATTATCGGTCGGTTTTTAGAGGATAAAAAAATCAACAATTATTTAATTGAAATTGGAGGTGAAATTAGAGCAAGAGGAAAAAAGAATGGTAAATTATGGAAAGTTGCCATAGAAAAACCAAATATTGATGGAACACGCTCACTTCAAAAAATAATTTCGTTGGATAATGAATCAATGGCTACTTCTGGTAATTATCGAAAATTTAAACTAAATGGAAATGGTAAAAAAATTGTACATACTATTAATGCTAAAACAGGTTTAGCTAATGAAAGTAATTTATTAAGTGTTTCAGTGCGATTAAAAGGCGATTGTGCCGATGTAGATGCTTATGCAACAGCTTTTTTAGCTATGGGATTAGAAAAAACTAAAGTGTTTTTACAAAAATATCCTGAGTTAAAAGTAGTTTTATTATATAATGATGAAAATAATGAATTGAAAGAATTTGAAAATTAATTCTTAAAACATACAGGTAAAATTTCGCCTTTCATTAAAGCAAATCGTTCTAGTTTTTCTGGAGCGATTTTTTTTGTGAAATCAACTTCATCAACTTTAAAACCTATTGAGCGAAGTTTGTCAAAATAATCACGACCATAAACACGTACATGGTCGTATTGTCCGAATATTTTTGTGCGTTCTTTTTCATCGGTAATTGAATCGTCTTCAAAGGTTTTTTCTCTTGATAAATCTTGCGGAATCTGAAAAACACCAAATCCGCCAACTTTTAAAACTCTGTATAATTCTTGCATTGCTTTGGTATCATCCGTAATATGTTCTAAAACATGATTACAAAAAACAACATCAAATTCATTATCTTTAAAAGGTAAATCGCAAATATCAGCTTTTACATCAGCAATTGGCGATTCTAAATCAGAAGTAATATATTCTAAGTTTTTTTGTTTTCTGAAGATATCTAAAAAGCATTGTTCAGGTGCAATATGAAGTACTTTTAATTTTTTATCCGAAGAATTATTTGAAGATAAAAAAGTAGTTTCATTTTGTAAATACAACCATAATAAACGATGTCTTTCTAAAGATAGAGTAGAAGGTGAAAGTGCATTTTCTCTTTGAATTCCGTATCCGTAAGGCAAAAATTTTCTGAATGATTTTCCGTCAATAGGATCGGTAAAAACATCACCTTTTAACCACCATGCAATTATTGGACTAACCAAATAACTAGCTTTAATTAATAAAGGTCGTGGAATGGTATTTAATATGGATTTGAATATTTTCAACTAGTAATAAATTAAAAAATCAGCCTTTAAAATAAGTAAAGGCTGATTTATATTTTTTATGCTCTAAATTCGTCTTCTTCGTTAGTTTCAATACCTAACGCTTCGTGCACATATTTAAAGGTAGAAAGTAATTCTGGTTTTCCATTAACAATAGCAACATCATGTTCAAAATGAGCAGAAGGCTTGTTGTCTAAAGTTGTAATTGTCCAACCGTCATCATGTTGTAAAATCTTGTGAGTTCCTAAGTTTGTCATCGGTTCAATGGCAACAACCATTCCTTCAATAAACTTTTTACCACGACCTCTTTGACCGTAATTAGGCATTTCTGGGTCTTCGTGCATTACACGTCCTAAACCATGACCAACTAATTCACGAACTACTCCGTAACCATGTTTTTCAGTAAAGTTTTGAATAGCAAAACCAACATCACCAACACGATTTCCTACTTTTAATTCACGAATACCAACGTATAAACTTTCTCTAGTTACGTCTAATAATTTTTGAGTTTCAGCAGCAATTTCACCAACAGCAAAAGTGTAGGCATGATCTCCGTAAAAACCATTTTTAAGAGCTCCACAATCAATCGAAATAATATCGCCTTCAATTAAAGGAGTTTTGTTAGGGATTCCGTGTACTACTTGCGAGTTTGGACTCATACAAAGTGTATTTGGAAAATCATATAATCCTAAAAAACCAGGAATTGCTCCTTCTGCGCGGATAAAATCTTCAGCAAGTTTATCTAAGTATAAAGTAGAAACTCCAGGTTTTACCTCTTTAGCTAACATTCCTAAAGTTTTTGATACTATTAATGCACTTTCACGCATTATTTCTATTTCTTCTCTAGTTTTTGGTTTGATCATTTTAAAAATATTGAAAGGCAAATTTACGGTTATTTTTGATTTTAAAATTCGAAATACTTAAATCTTTAAATTAACGAATTTTGTGTCATTTCTTTAGGTTGAGGTACATTCATTAAATGTAAAATAGTTGGTGCAATATCACCTAAAACACCGCTTTTTATATTTTTTAATTCTTTATCAACCAAAACCATTGGTACAGGGTTTGTGGTGTGAGCTGTATTTGGTGAACCATCAGGATTCATCATTGTTTCACAATTCCCATGATCGGCAATTACAATAGTTGTATAATCGTTTTCTAAAGCCGTTGTAATTACATCTTTTACGCAATTATCAACCGTTTCACAAGCTTTTACAGCTGCTTCAAAAACACCTGTATGACCAACCATATCGCCATTTGCAAAGTTTAAACATACAAAATCAACAGCGCCTTCTTTTAATTCAGGAATAATTGCATCACGAATTTCGTAAGCGCTCATTTCTGGTTGTAAATCGTACGTTGCTACTTTTGGCGATGGACATAATAAACGTTTTTCACCTTTAAATTCTTGTTCTCTTCCTCCAGAAAAGAAAAATGTTACGTGT
The Tenacibaculum pacificus DNA segment above includes these coding regions:
- the map gene encoding type I methionyl aminopeptidase; protein product: MIKPKTREEIEIMRESALIVSKTLGMLAKEVKPGVSTLYLDKLAEDFIRAEGAIPGFLGLYDFPNTLCMSPNSQVVHGIPNKTPLIEGDIISIDCGALKNGFYGDHAYTFAVGEIAAETQKLLDVTRESLYVGIRELKVGNRVGDVGFAIQNFTEKHGYGVVRELVGHGLGRVMHEDPEMPNYGQRGRGKKFIEGMVVAIEPMTNLGTHKILQHDDGWTITTLDNKPSAHFEHDVAIVNGKPELLSTFKYVHEALGIETNEEDEFRA
- a CDS encoding FAD:protein FMN transferase, producing MINKIVYILCISVFLISCKKEVKSSKNNLQGFVFGTTYNITYFENENKANYQKSIDSLFSLVNNSLSTYLPTSDISKINKGDTTVVVDDMFIEVFAKAKKIYKETDGYFDPTIGKLINAYGFGSGKERKNLSSEEIKKLMIDVGFDKVVLKNNKVYRQSDQIEFNVNAFAKGYGVDIIGRFLEDKKINNYLIEIGGEIRARGKKNGKLWKVAIEKPNIDGTRSLQKIISLDNESMATSGNYRKFKLNGNGKKIVHTINAKTGLANESNLLSVSVRLKGDCADVDAYATAFLAMGLEKTKVFLQKYPELKVVLLYNDENNELKEFEN
- a CDS encoding class I SAM-dependent methyltransferase; protein product: MKIFKSILNTIPRPLLIKASYLVSPIIAWWLKGDVFTDPIDGKSFRKFLPYGYGIQRENALSPSTLSLERHRLLWLYLQNETTFLSSNNSSDKKLKVLHIAPEQCFLDIFRKQKNLEYITSDLESPIADVKADICDLPFKDNEFDVVFCNHVLEHITDDTKAMQELYRVLKVGGFGVFQIPQDLSREKTFEDDSITDEKERTKIFGQYDHVRVYGRDYFDKLRSIGFKVDEVDFTKKIAPEKLERFALMKGEILPVCFKN